The Agromyces hippuratus genome has a window encoding:
- a CDS encoding golvesin C-terminal-like domain-containing protein — protein MDSTKKPEINDEAGVAHGQGLWSRRSALQLLLAAGVLPAVLGADAAPAAADPGFSGVNGSYADALRRLEKPELSFTRVAQLVGRKHRMTFFQASWDGGETIVRDLEIKHDGRWLSLTDPEHRFDEQWVVLAGTLPSGSAPELYGPLQPAWLGFTSFRRLSSKAIELRTSTDDVELIVNWRLDGDHPEAHYVLRAKKAGDYLVGYQSQDAKQLDDLDEVLCGSYQHALSVVDGSAPLGAWELFAPMALTQYSVADVAVTSGVYLPAEVAEFVHERQLMSDRQPYGMSLRNDSLDLVPSIYAPQPGLRTAMAAGDRRGFAFGLAARAGTLYETYTELCRGEYGLKAYRRNVYDRSLTDAVHAMTELIAIEPDGDDSVDYIPSYSGWWNRGKGFVDVENEDAVRTAASGVLLSAHYLTGTADGTLYDRRARPAIEYQLSRKGIGHSPVIGGSVYNDKTQYRIGRIPTDAVNLAALSQLTHGRNAGIQRLAVQATKAGVVGQSRAPFATALATYQVTGDPAYLAEATLIGKRYVQEEILTPYRGNGQPPGGFAYSFSKYWVDLLVLFELTGEAEFLEGAHREAQRFITQTAVRPVPDTTVTVPEGHVVMQQYDWESRTSLPSYPNTEVAPETVPAWYVSATGLTFEALSSFKLGTSSLTDPGGGYVFNPCWAGALLRLAHHAGDPLLADVAHNMVIGRFTTYPGYYSRQFQVAQMKPDFATSGPVAITGYYFHHAPAQLGLAMDYLINESFYRSAGRIDFPHVFEADFAYFKYFAYGHAPGTFFGEDGVWPYFPAGLVSLDNPLVNWMAGAGNDSLYVSLTNSAAGAQFVVVDLTGELTGLTGSDAPVVEVVAADGTRTPQTAAGGRIKVRVPGHGLVALVVRGVTVERPALPFDDIVDRGPDSFHEVDTDPGTDYGLARGVLLVRPDRPGYDAYVQIDTEEPARLSYRIGDGPAQDAPAKGYPYEWTIPVDSSADAFSYTISVGSATTEEATLRLPNRISGADSGVAGDVVAQATSTAGDRVPLVIEVRNPTDESFAGDVALTLPDGWQLDGGAPTVSVPAQGSARVDAAAIISAGSAPGEVRIEASVSTADGDPVELRPAAIEVIDRRRLVSLTTDTAIVSGPGETARLTALVINTGVTPLRATLALFGATGWSVGQKEAVIEVPPRSDLTHTWTVTAGSAVAPGSTNRFEARLDGTLRRGVLVRVADEGVIAHTQSPWPGYLETGLWYPSGLAGWNGTRTRYSDVDSIGSTVTWQVNLPEAGEYRVSVWYPTNPTTTTSAAYIVEHQAGSTEVVVNQTEGAAAWRPLGTFRYAAGAVGVVRLEVRNASFHRVSAAQFVRVGN, from the coding sequence ATGGATTCAACGAAGAAGCCGGAAATCAACGACGAAGCAGGGGTCGCCCACGGCCAGGGGCTGTGGAGCCGGCGTTCGGCGCTGCAGCTGCTGCTGGCCGCGGGCGTGCTTCCGGCGGTCCTCGGCGCCGATGCCGCTCCTGCCGCGGCGGACCCCGGCTTCAGCGGCGTGAACGGCTCGTATGCCGACGCCCTGCGCCGGTTGGAGAAGCCCGAGCTGTCGTTCACCCGCGTGGCCCAGCTCGTCGGGCGCAAGCACCGGATGACCTTCTTCCAGGCCAGTTGGGACGGCGGCGAGACGATCGTGCGCGATCTCGAGATCAAGCACGACGGCCGGTGGCTGTCGCTGACCGACCCCGAGCACCGCTTCGACGAGCAGTGGGTCGTGCTGGCCGGCACGCTGCCCTCGGGCAGTGCGCCCGAGCTGTACGGGCCGCTGCAGCCGGCCTGGCTGGGCTTCACCTCGTTCCGGCGACTCAGCTCGAAGGCGATCGAACTGCGCACCAGCACCGACGACGTGGAGCTCATCGTCAACTGGCGGCTCGACGGCGATCACCCCGAGGCGCACTACGTGCTGCGGGCCAAGAAGGCCGGCGACTACCTCGTCGGCTACCAGAGCCAGGACGCCAAGCAGCTCGACGACCTCGACGAGGTGCTGTGCGGGTCGTACCAGCACGCACTCTCGGTGGTCGACGGCTCGGCCCCCCTCGGCGCATGGGAGCTGTTCGCGCCGATGGCGCTCACCCAGTACTCCGTCGCCGACGTCGCCGTCACCTCGGGGGTCTACCTGCCCGCCGAGGTGGCCGAGTTCGTGCACGAGCGCCAGCTGATGTCCGATCGGCAGCCCTACGGGATGAGCCTGCGCAACGACAGCCTCGACCTCGTGCCGAGCATCTACGCGCCGCAGCCGGGGCTGCGTACCGCCATGGCGGCCGGTGATCGGCGCGGCTTCGCCTTCGGCCTGGCGGCCCGCGCCGGCACGCTCTACGAGACGTACACCGAACTGTGCCGGGGCGAGTACGGGCTGAAGGCCTACCGACGCAACGTCTACGACCGCTCGCTGACCGATGCCGTGCACGCCATGACCGAGCTCATCGCGATCGAGCCCGACGGCGACGACTCGGTCGACTACATCCCCTCGTACTCCGGCTGGTGGAACCGCGGCAAGGGCTTCGTCGATGTGGAGAACGAGGACGCGGTGCGCACCGCGGCCAGCGGCGTGCTGCTCTCGGCCCACTACCTGACCGGCACCGCCGACGGCACCCTCTACGACCGACGCGCGCGGCCGGCGATCGAGTACCAGCTGTCGCGCAAGGGGATCGGGCACTCGCCCGTCATCGGCGGCTCGGTCTACAACGACAAGACGCAGTACCGGATCGGTCGGATCCCCACCGACGCGGTGAACCTGGCGGCGCTCTCGCAACTCACCCATGGCCGCAACGCGGGAATCCAGCGGCTCGCCGTGCAGGCCACCAAGGCCGGGGTCGTCGGGCAGAGCCGAGCACCGTTCGCGACCGCACTGGCGACCTACCAGGTCACCGGGGACCCGGCCTACCTGGCCGAGGCGACGCTGATCGGCAAGCGCTACGTGCAGGAGGAGATCCTCACGCCGTACCGCGGCAACGGGCAGCCGCCCGGTGGATTCGCCTACAGCTTCTCGAAGTACTGGGTCGATCTGCTGGTGCTGTTCGAGCTCACGGGCGAGGCCGAGTTCCTCGAGGGGGCGCACCGGGAGGCGCAGCGATTCATCACCCAGACCGCGGTGCGGCCGGTGCCCGACACGACGGTCACGGTGCCCGAGGGCCATGTGGTCATGCAGCAGTACGACTGGGAGTCGCGGACCTCCCTCCCGTCGTACCCGAACACCGAGGTCGCGCCCGAGACCGTGCCCGCCTGGTACGTCTCCGCGACCGGCCTCACCTTCGAGGCGCTGTCGTCGTTCAAGCTCGGGACCAGTTCGCTGACCGATCCGGGCGGCGGCTACGTGTTCAACCCGTGCTGGGCCGGCGCCCTGCTCCGGCTGGCCCATCATGCCGGCGACCCGTTGCTGGCCGACGTCGCGCACAACATGGTCATCGGCCGGTTCACCACCTACCCCGGCTACTACAGCCGCCAATTCCAGGTCGCGCAGATGAAGCCCGACTTCGCCACGAGCGGCCCGGTCGCCATCACCGGGTACTACTTCCACCACGCACCCGCCCAGCTCGGGCTCGCGATGGACTACCTGATCAACGAGAGCTTCTACCGCAGTGCCGGCAGGATCGACTTCCCGCACGTGTTCGAGGCCGACTTCGCCTACTTCAAGTACTTCGCCTACGGCCACGCCCCCGGCACCTTCTTCGGCGAGGACGGCGTGTGGCCCTACTTCCCGGCCGGCCTGGTCTCCCTCGACAACCCGTTGGTCAACTGGATGGCAGGGGCGGGCAACGACTCCCTGTACGTCAGCCTCACCAATTCGGCGGCCGGCGCGCAGTTCGTGGTCGTCGACCTCACCGGTGAGCTGACCGGGCTGACGGGGAGCGATGCGCCGGTCGTCGAGGTCGTGGCCGCCGACGGCACTCGCACGCCGCAGACCGCCGCCGGCGGTCGCATCAAGGTGCGCGTGCCCGGACACGGGCTGGTCGCACTGGTCGTGAGGGGCGTGACGGTCGAGCGACCGGCACTGCCGTTCGACGACATCGTCGATCGCGGCCCCGACAGCTTCCACGAGGTCGACACCGATCCGGGCACCGACTACGGCCTCGCTCGTGGCGTGCTGCTGGTGCGCCCCGACCGCCCCGGCTACGACGCCTACGTGCAGATCGACACGGAGGAGCCGGCCAGGCTCAGCTACCGGATCGGCGACGGGCCAGCACAGGACGCGCCGGCGAAGGGCTACCCGTACGAGTGGACGATCCCCGTCGATTCGTCGGCCGACGCGTTCAGCTACACGATCAGCGTCGGCTCGGCGACCACCGAGGAGGCCACGCTGCGTCTGCCGAACCGCATCAGCGGAGCCGACTCCGGCGTCGCCGGAGACGTGGTCGCCCAGGCCACGAGCACGGCCGGCGACCGGGTGCCGCTCGTCATCGAGGTGCGCAACCCGACCGACGAGTCGTTCGCCGGGGACGTGGCCCTCACCCTGCCCGACGGCTGGCAGCTCGACGGCGGCGCGCCGACCGTCTCGGTCCCCGCGCAGGGTTCGGCCAGGGTCGACGCCGCGGCGATCATCTCGGCGGGCTCCGCGCCCGGCGAGGTCCGGATCGAGGCATCCGTGTCGACTGCCGACGGCGACCCGGTGGAGCTGCGGCCCGCGGCGATCGAGGTCATCGACCGGCGCCGGTTGGTCTCGCTCACCACTGACACCGCCATCGTCAGTGGCCCCGGCGAGACCGCGCGGTTGACCGCCCTGGTCATCAACACCGGCGTCACCCCCCTCCGCGCCACGCTCGCCCTCTTCGGCGCGACCGGGTGGAGCGTCGGCCAGAAGGAGGCGGTGATCGAGGTGCCCCCGCGCTCCGACCTGACGCACACCTGGACGGTGACGGCCGGATCGGCCGTGGCGCCGGGGTCGACGAACCGGTTCGAGGCGCGGCTCGACGGCACCCTCCGCCGTGGCGTGCTCGTGCGGGTCGCCGACGAGGGCGTGATCGCCCACACGCAGTCGCCCTGGCCCGGCTACCTGGAGACCGGCCTGTGGTATCCGAGCGGATTGGCCGGGTGGAACGGCACCCGGACCCGCTACAGCGACGTCGACTCGATCGGCAGCACCGTGACCTGGCAGGTGAACCTGCCCGAGGCCGGCGAGTACCGGGTCTCGGTCTGGTACCCGACGAACCCGACGACCACCACCTCGGCGGCCTACATCGTCGAGCATCAGGCTGGCAGCACCGAGGTCGTCGTGAACCAGACCGAGGGGGCGGCCGCCTGGCGGCCGCTCGGCACGTTCCGCTACGCCGCCGGCGCGGTCGGCGTGGTGCGACTGGAGGTGCGCAACGCCTCGTTCCACCGGGTCAGCGCCGCGCAGTTCGTTCGCGTCGGGAACTGA
- a CDS encoding SDR family NAD(P)-dependent oxidoreductase codes for MTRRGVLLIGGGSDIGLAIAAAFSEQGDAVVGVGLEASVDPVFERYLTADCSRADAAAQAVADAEQALGRLDVVVLAAARMPIGRADATSDDDWRGALGATLDSAFFVARAALPRLAPGSSIVAVTSVNASLAAPGLPAYAAAKAGVEGLVRQLALDYGPHGVRVNAVAPGSISATETGESEGYPLGRIGRPEEVAAVVAFLASEAASFVTGTTIPVDGGLSISSPAAWLKPALRDRWL; via the coding sequence GTGACCCGTCGCGGCGTGCTGCTGATCGGCGGCGGATCCGACATCGGGCTCGCGATCGCCGCTGCCTTCTCCGAGCAGGGCGACGCGGTCGTCGGAGTGGGGCTCGAGGCATCCGTCGACCCCGTCTTCGAGCGGTACCTCACCGCCGACTGCAGCCGAGCGGATGCCGCGGCGCAGGCCGTCGCCGACGCCGAGCAGGCGCTCGGCCGCCTCGACGTCGTCGTGCTCGCCGCCGCCCGCATGCCGATCGGCCGGGCCGACGCCACGAGCGACGACGATTGGCGGGGCGCCCTCGGTGCGACGCTCGACTCGGCGTTCTTCGTGGCGCGCGCGGCACTGCCGCGGCTCGCACCCGGCTCGTCGATCGTCGCGGTCACGTCGGTCAACGCGTCCCTCGCCGCGCCCGGCCTGCCCGCCTATGCCGCTGCCAAGGCGGGCGTCGAGGGCCTCGTCCGGCAGTTGGCGCTCGACTACGGCCCGCACGGCGTCCGGGTCAACGCGGTCGCGCCCGGGAGCATCTCGGCGACCGAGACCGGCGAGAGCGAGGGCTACCCGCTCGGCCGCATCGGCCGGCCCGAGGAGGTCGCCGCCGTGGTGGCCTTCCTCGCTTCGGAGGCCGCGTCGTTCGTCACCGGCACGACGATCCCGGTCGACGGCGGCCTGTCGATCTCCTCCCCCGCCGCCTGGCTGAAGCCCGCGCTGCGCGACCGCTGGCTCTGA
- a CDS encoding dihydrodipicolinate synthase family protein → MPILATPFDESGALDRPSLRRLVEFQLASGVDGVAVFGMASEGFALTAAERRTILSDVVEVVDGRVPVIAGVNGTSTATSIEQSLIAQEGGADALMVLPPFMVKPPAASLVDFYGEVAAATSLSVMVQDAPGVTGVAMPPSLIAELARLDGVDSVKIEAPPTAPKVGAVVEAIGDADFAVLGGQNAQFCLEEYARGAVGTMPACEFADLLAPVLELFVAGRVEEARAGFRRMLPLVLVGLQGGIAWAVHKEVLVARGIIDHATVRYPAARLDAGSRAAVDLVIEELDLPPLPTAVRV, encoded by the coding sequence ATGCCGATTCTTGCCACCCCGTTCGACGAATCGGGCGCACTCGACCGCCCAAGCCTGCGACGACTGGTCGAGTTCCAGCTCGCCTCCGGCGTCGACGGCGTGGCCGTCTTCGGAATGGCGAGCGAGGGCTTCGCGCTCACCGCCGCCGAACGCCGCACCATCCTCTCCGACGTCGTCGAGGTCGTCGACGGTCGCGTGCCCGTCATCGCCGGTGTCAACGGCACCTCGACGGCGACCTCGATCGAGCAGTCGCTCATCGCCCAGGAGGGCGGAGCCGACGCGCTCATGGTGCTGCCGCCGTTCATGGTGAAGCCGCCGGCTGCGAGCCTCGTCGACTTCTACGGCGAGGTCGCTGCGGCCACCTCGCTCTCGGTGATGGTGCAGGACGCCCCCGGCGTGACCGGCGTCGCCATGCCCCCGTCGCTCATCGCCGAACTCGCCCGCCTCGACGGCGTCGACTCGGTGAAGATCGAGGCGCCCCCGACCGCTCCGAAGGTCGGCGCGGTCGTCGAGGCGATCGGCGACGCCGACTTCGCGGTGCTCGGCGGGCAGAACGCGCAGTTCTGCCTCGAGGAGTACGCGCGCGGCGCCGTCGGCACGATGCCGGCCTGCGAGTTCGCCGACCTGCTCGCCCCGGTGCTCGAACTGTTCGTCGCGGGGCGCGTCGAGGAGGCGCGCGCCGGGTTCCGCCGTATGCTCCCCCTCGTGCTGGTGGGCCTGCAGGGCGGCATCGCGTGGGCGGTGCACAAGGAGGTGCTCGTCGCGCGCGGCATCATCGACCACGCCACCGTGCGCTACCCGGCCGCTCGCCTCGACGCCGGCAGCCGTGCCGCCGTCGACCTCGTCATCGAAGAGCTCGACCTCCCGCCCCTGCCGACCGCGGTGCGCGTGTGA
- a CDS encoding SMP-30/gluconolactonase/LRE family protein has protein sequence MSRSTSSRTVEIISAERYVQAESPRWDSRDGGLGWIDMATGAFHRGRLEGGRVVPTTAVIVGRQIGAPVPLAEPGAGWAVAVDQGVVHVDDDGAVSPIAVDIASGDDYMNDGGCDPAGRFWVGSQSMPRDPHCSLWSFDADGVATERLGGVTVSNGLAFDRTGETLYYIDTLPHRSIEAFDVAPDGTLGNRRTVCRVEGGNPDGMAIDLEGMLWVAVWDAGEVRRYSPHGVLLETIELPSKRPTAVALVDRLLVITTASIGLTDPSDADGALLGVEVEVGGAPSLPWRGAPPQATPAAR, from the coding sequence ATGTCGCGCTCCACCTCCTCACGAACCGTCGAGATCATCTCCGCCGAGCGGTACGTCCAGGCCGAATCGCCCCGATGGGACAGCCGCGACGGCGGTCTCGGATGGATCGACATGGCGACCGGCGCGTTCCATCGCGGGCGACTCGAAGGCGGAAGGGTGGTGCCGACGACCGCCGTGATCGTCGGACGGCAGATCGGCGCGCCCGTGCCGCTCGCCGAGCCCGGCGCGGGGTGGGCCGTGGCCGTCGATCAGGGGGTCGTGCACGTGGACGATGACGGCGCCGTGTCACCGATCGCCGTCGACATCGCCTCGGGTGACGACTACATGAACGACGGCGGCTGCGACCCGGCCGGGCGCTTCTGGGTGGGCAGCCAGTCGATGCCGAGGGACCCGCACTGCTCGCTCTGGAGCTTCGACGCCGACGGGGTGGCGACCGAGCGCCTCGGTGGCGTGACCGTCTCGAACGGACTCGCGTTCGATCGCACCGGCGAGACGCTGTACTACATCGACACGCTGCCGCACCGGAGCATCGAGGCATTCGACGTCGCACCCGACGGCACGCTCGGCAACCGTCGCACCGTGTGCCGGGTCGAGGGCGGCAATCCCGACGGCATGGCGATCGACCTCGAGGGCATGCTCTGGGTCGCGGTCTGGGATGCCGGCGAGGTTCGCCGCTACTCGCCGCACGGCGTGCTGCTCGAGACGATCGAGCTGCCGTCGAAGCGGCCCACGGCCGTCGCGCTCGTCGACCGGCTGCTCGTGATCACGACGGCGAGCATCGGGCTGACGGATCCGAGCGACGCCGACGGCGCGCTCCTCGGCGTCGAGGTCGAGGTCGGCGGGGCGCCGTCGCTGCCGTGGCGCGGGGCGCCGCCGCAGGCGACGCCCGCCGCTCGCTAG
- a CDS encoding ATP-binding cassette domain-containing protein produces the protein MSIIVRAHELALHSKRGPVYGPVNLVADRGLTVLHGPAGSGRTCLLLTLAGRMKPSSGTVEVLGYELPRRARPVQRATAIAGFQGIDTLEESVTVGAAIRERAAWISPWWAIVRRTDDAELRRVLAPVFGEVPLPATDTLIWDLDEVQTVLLRIALAMMSEPEVLFFDQIEQLQSPAARRTLWKRLDAITRAGTAVVASAAAPDTAIWNELGMAPLAFDLTPLAPEAPAVADPDALDLILEHA, from the coding sequence GTGTCGATCATCGTGCGGGCGCACGAACTCGCCCTCCACTCCAAGCGCGGCCCCGTCTACGGCCCCGTGAACCTCGTCGCCGACCGCGGCCTCACCGTGCTCCACGGCCCGGCCGGCAGCGGTCGCACCTGCCTGCTGCTCACCCTCGCCGGGCGCATGAAGCCCTCGAGCGGCACCGTGGAGGTGCTCGGGTACGAGCTGCCCCGCCGTGCCCGACCGGTGCAGCGCGCGACCGCGATCGCCGGGTTCCAGGGCATCGACACGCTCGAGGAATCGGTCACCGTCGGCGCCGCGATCCGCGAGCGCGCCGCCTGGATCTCGCCCTGGTGGGCGATCGTGCGCCGCACCGACGACGCCGAGCTCCGCCGCGTGCTCGCCCCGGTGTTCGGCGAGGTGCCGCTGCCGGCGACCGACACCCTGATCTGGGATCTCGACGAGGTGCAGACCGTGCTGCTGCGCATCGCGCTCGCGATGATGAGCGAGCCCGAGGTGCTCTTCTTCGACCAGATCGAGCAGCTGCAGTCGCCGGCGGCCCGGCGCACGCTCTGGAAGCGCCTCGACGCGATCACCCGAGCGGGCACCGCCGTCGTGGCGTCCGCCGCCGCGCCCGACACCGCCATCTGGAACGAGCTCGGCATGGCCCCGCTCGCCTTCGACCTCACCCCGCTCGCGCCCGAGGCCCCGGCAGTCGCCGACCCCGACGCCCTCGACCTCATCCTGGAGCACGCCTGA
- a CDS encoding YhgE/Pip family protein codes for MFAFLSSGTELRRFRKGTLPKIALVVLLFIPLIYGALYLWAFWAPTDEMKNLPVALVNEDTGASSGGEAITAGDDLVDELTSRNDLDWQVTDAADATSGVADGDYYFAVTIPADFSASAVSVGTDDPKPATVEVDYNDSNSFLASTLGQQAMVQLRDTVAEQVGRQTADAMLIGLNDAGAGIRSAADGATTLADGVKTANDGAGRLVVGLGDLATGADALDAGAVQLADGTGTLAEGLEQLASGAGTLSAGATRVSDGAAELSGKVDDAASGAAVLAEKAHGLADGATGIATKTGELAQGTALLSSKIASLEADLAGEQADSVDVTARLAEIQAIAVGIDGAAQTALPTVQGYAGLSGQYAGAVDQLSAGLNAGSPKAAELAAGAAQVSDGASTLSAKSGEAASGAQTIASGAAALSSGTDDLVSGTGQLADGGTALASGATKLADGSRTLADKLDEGASAAPQLSSADIDAKAAVSAAPVQLEQSWQNESKSFGEGFAPFFIALATFVGGLITWLILRALPTRALAASASGLRAVMTGFLPAMAIGLGQVVIMVLVLVYGIGLEPAYWLGTSAFIYLVTLAFLALQQMFIIVLGTAAGRVVSLVLLMLQLSSSGGTYPVETTPEFFQWLHPFMPASYVVSGLRELITGGVDSRLWLSVLVMAGILVGSLAISAWSAGKQRMWSVSRLHPELAI; via the coding sequence ATGTTCGCCTTCCTCTCCTCCGGCACCGAGCTGCGCCGCTTCCGCAAGGGCACGCTGCCCAAGATCGCGCTCGTCGTGCTCCTGTTCATCCCGCTCATCTACGGCGCCCTCTACCTCTGGGCGTTCTGGGCGCCGACCGACGAGATGAAGAACCTCCCCGTCGCCCTCGTGAACGAGGACACCGGCGCGAGCAGCGGGGGCGAGGCGATCACCGCGGGTGACGACCTCGTCGACGAGCTCACGAGCCGGAACGACCTCGATTGGCAGGTGACCGATGCCGCGGACGCCACGAGCGGCGTTGCCGACGGCGACTACTACTTCGCCGTCACGATCCCGGCCGACTTCTCGGCCAGTGCCGTCTCGGTCGGCACCGACGACCCGAAGCCCGCGACCGTCGAGGTCGACTACAACGACTCGAACAGCTTCCTCGCCTCCACGCTCGGCCAGCAGGCGATGGTCCAGTTGCGCGACACCGTTGCCGAGCAGGTCGGACGGCAGACCGCCGACGCGATGCTCATCGGCCTGAACGACGCCGGTGCGGGCATCCGCTCGGCCGCCGACGGCGCGACCACCCTCGCCGACGGCGTCAAGACGGCGAACGACGGAGCCGGGCGACTCGTCGTCGGTCTCGGCGACCTCGCGACCGGTGCCGACGCCCTCGACGCGGGCGCCGTGCAGCTCGCCGATGGCACCGGCACCCTCGCCGAGGGCCTCGAGCAGCTCGCCTCGGGCGCAGGCACGCTCTCGGCCGGGGCGACCCGGGTGTCGGATGGCGCGGCAGAACTCTCCGGCAAGGTCGACGACGCCGCGAGCGGCGCCGCCGTGCTCGCCGAGAAGGCGCACGGCCTCGCCGACGGTGCGACCGGAATCGCGACGAAGACGGGCGAGCTCGCACAGGGCACCGCCCTGCTCTCGTCGAAGATCGCGAGCCTCGAGGCCGACCTCGCGGGGGAGCAGGCGGACTCCGTCGACGTGACCGCCCGCCTCGCCGAGATCCAGGCGATCGCCGTCGGCATCGACGGCGCCGCGCAGACCGCGCTGCCGACCGTGCAGGGATACGCGGGGCTCAGCGGCCAGTACGCCGGGGCCGTCGACCAGCTCTCGGCCGGGCTCAACGCCGGGTCGCCGAAGGCCGCCGAACTCGCGGCCGGCGCCGCCCAGGTGAGCGACGGAGCGTCGACCCTCTCGGCCAAGTCGGGCGAAGCGGCATCCGGTGCCCAGACCATCGCGAGCGGCGCCGCCGCCCTCAGCTCCGGCACCGACGACCTCGTGAGCGGCACCGGCCAACTCGCCGACGGCGGCACCGCGCTCGCCTCGGGCGCCACGAAGCTCGCCGACGGCAGCCGCACGCTCGCCGACAAGCTCGACGAGGGTGCAAGCGCTGCGCCGCAGCTCAGCTCCGCCGACATCGACGCGAAGGCCGCGGTCTCCGCCGCTCCCGTGCAGCTCGAGCAGAGCTGGCAGAACGAGTCGAAGAGCTTCGGCGAGGGATTCGCCCCGTTCTTCATCGCGCTCGCGACCTTCGTCGGCGGGCTCATCACGTGGCTCATCCTGCGCGCCCTGCCGACCCGGGCGCTCGCGGCCTCGGCGAGCGGCCTCCGCGCCGTGATGACCGGGTTCCTCCCCGCCATGGCGATCGGTCTCGGCCAGGTCGTGATCATGGTGCTCGTGCTGGTCTACGGCATCGGCCTCGAGCCGGCGTACTGGCTCGGCACCTCGGCGTTCATCTACCTCGTGACGCTCGCCTTCCTCGCCCTGCAGCAGATGTTCATCATCGTGCTCGGCACCGCGGCGGGCCGAGTGGTGAGCCTCGTGCTGCTCATGCTGCAGCTCAGCTCCTCGGGCGGCACGTACCCCGTCGAGACGACGCCCGAGTTCTTCCAGTGGCTGCATCCGTTCATGCCCGCCTCCTACGTGGTGAGCGGCCTGCGCGAGCTCATCACCGGCGGCGTGGACTCTAGACTGTGGCTCTCGGTGCTCGTGATGGCCGGCATCCTCGTGGGCTCGCTCGCGATCAGCGCCTGGAGCGCCGGCAAGCAGCGCATGTGGAGCGTCAGCCGGCTCCACCCCGAACTGGCGATCTAG
- a CDS encoding TetR/AcrR family transcriptional regulator gives MARANTTKRAILDAALELAATKGITGTTMDEVAELAGVAKGSLYYNFSSKDQLFEAMLQEGVGALAESLRSAKGELRGWDAVDALVIRLLDIVAGNAALARLMASEIFRTDRAWQQTLFALRHEALAVFAEAIDETDAAAGRSSIMASGVFGAVLMSGLEWLVFEPERSRDEVAAAILATLRVR, from the coding sequence ATGGCACGCGCGAACACCACGAAGCGCGCCATCCTCGACGCCGCGCTCGAGCTGGCGGCCACGAAGGGCATCACCGGCACGACCATGGACGAGGTCGCCGAACTCGCCGGGGTCGCCAAGGGCAGCCTCTACTACAACTTCAGCTCGAAGGACCAGCTCTTCGAGGCGATGCTGCAGGAGGGCGTCGGCGCGCTCGCCGAGTCCCTCCGCAGCGCGAAGGGCGAGCTGCGCGGGTGGGACGCGGTCGATGCGCTCGTCATCCGGCTGCTGGACATCGTCGCCGGCAACGCCGCGCTCGCGAGGCTCATGGCGTCGGAGATCTTCCGCACCGACCGTGCCTGGCAGCAGACGCTGTTCGCGCTGCGGCACGAAGCGCTCGCCGTGTTCGCCGAGGCGATCGACGAGACCGATGCCGCGGCCGGACGCAGCAGCATCATGGCGTCGGGCGTGTTCGGGGCGGTGCTCATGTCGGGGCTCGAGTGGCTCGTGTTCGAGCCCGAGCGAAGCCGCGACGAGGTCGCCGCCGCGATCCTCGCGACGCTCCGCGTGCGCTGA